One genomic window of Chitinophagaceae bacterium includes the following:
- a CDS encoding DUF423 domain-containing protein — protein sequence MNKRLLTAGALSGAIAVALGAFGAHSLKNTLNEDALRVFHTGVEYQFYHTLALLVAGIMAAKNTSRYINRAGIFFITGIILFSGSLYCMSMFPAMSFIGIITPIGGLCFITGWLLLGYSIRKTDNRD from the coding sequence ATGAACAAAAGATTGCTGACCGCTGGAGCTTTATCAGGCGCAATAGCCGTAGCACTGGGTGCCTTTGGCGCTCACAGCTTGAAAAACACTTTGAATGAAGATGCATTAAGGGTTTTTCATACCGGCGTTGAATACCAGTTCTATCATACACTTGCTTTGCTTGTTGCAGGCATAATGGCCGCAAAAAACACCTCGCGTTATATCAACCGGGCAGGAATATTTTTTATTACAGGCATCATCTTATTTTCAGGCTCACTCTATTGCATGTCTATGTTTCCTGCAATGTCATTCATTGGAATCATTACACCAATAGGTGGTTTGTGCTTTATTACCGGCTGGCTACTACTCGGCTATTCAATACGGAAAACTGATAATAGGGATTGA
- a CDS encoding OmpA family protein, producing MKYFRITLLLAFLLNIGTAFSQDSQEIPIQKLSFKKSLKMGDYLYSIGSFFNAAQYYQAVNEKQAGNAYVLSQIADCEFKLRDFKEAEKWYKELVDANDPLYPMAPYYYGLSLKANGKYAEAKTVFNTFEKSYKGVNSQNLKKFAKNQAKGCDLAVLKMQTPDTVKVTHIGANVNAPYTEFGPIPLGDTALLFASLKSDTIIMVDEIKKNNAYAEFYESKKSGENFQKATVYTGAPFNSENSHTGNGCFSPDKKRFYFTRCDMLADSMKMVCAIYLSELKNGKWTDPQKMDDKINFPGSTNTQPNMGTSKLGDILYWVSDRTNGEGGQDIWFSTIDKNGKYANPQSVGRKVNTAANEATPFYDSKTGTLYFSSDGQIGLGGYDIFKTRGNQKKWETAVNIGYPINSSVDDMYYVMDDNGYTGYLVSNRPGTISVKSETCCDDIWRVEYPKKVFYAVRGNVYDQDTRQVIPGAKIIFLDKSDKQIGQSISKKDTLYFWNTKPQNVYSLKATKEGYFTGSATFSVTTKNDNDTARVDVYIRKIPNEPIRVKNIFYDFDKATLRPESFPPLDTVANLLMLNPAIIVEIGANTDSKGDDKYNMRLSQSRAQSVVDYLVQKGIPAERLQAKGYGESNQIAPNTLPDGKDNPEGRQLNRRTEFKIIGTIPGKELIYEQGDPGFDPDQIKEDEDNQPEEKEEEK from the coding sequence ATGAAATATTTTAGAATAACGTTGTTGCTCGCCTTTCTGCTCAATATCGGAACTGCCTTTTCACAGGATTCGCAGGAGATTCCCATTCAGAAACTTAGTTTTAAAAAGAGCCTGAAGATGGGTGACTATCTATACAGTATTGGTAGTTTTTTTAATGCAGCCCAGTATTATCAGGCGGTAAATGAGAAACAGGCAGGAAATGCATATGTACTCTCACAGATTGCGGATTGCGAATTTAAACTGCGCGATTTTAAAGAGGCTGAAAAATGGTACAAAGAATTAGTGGATGCCAATGATCCATTGTATCCGATGGCGCCTTACTATTATGGTCTGTCGTTAAAGGCGAATGGTAAATATGCGGAAGCAAAAACGGTGTTCAATACATTTGAGAAATCATATAAAGGAGTTAACTCTCAGAACCTGAAAAAATTTGCAAAAAATCAGGCCAAGGGTTGTGATCTTGCTGTGCTGAAAATGCAAACACCCGATACTGTAAAAGTTACACATATCGGTGCGAATGTGAACGCACCTTATACTGAATTCGGACCGATACCCCTTGGTGATACCGCACTTTTGTTTGCTTCCTTGAAATCGGATACAATTATTATGGTGGATGAAATCAAAAAGAACAATGCGTATGCAGAGTTTTATGAATCGAAAAAAAGCGGAGAAAATTTTCAAAAGGCAACTGTTTACACAGGCGCGCCTTTCAATTCTGAGAATTCACATACCGGTAACGGTTGCTTTTCTCCTGATAAGAAAAGATTTTACTTCACCCGATGCGATATGCTGGCCGATTCCATGAAAATGGTTTGCGCCATTTATTTGAGTGAATTAAAGAATGGAAAATGGACCGATCCGCAGAAAATGGACGATAAGATCAACTTCCCGGGATCTACGAATACACAACCTAATATGGGAACATCCAAATTGGGCGACATCTTGTATTGGGTATCTGACAGAACAAATGGCGAAGGCGGCCAGGACATTTGGTTTTCTACCATTGATAAAAACGGCAAGTACGCCAATCCGCAAAGCGTTGGTCGTAAAGTTAACACCGCAGCTAACGAAGCCACACCGTTCTATGATTCCAAAACAGGCACTTTGTATTTCAGCTCGGATGGGCAAATTGGATTGGGCGGTTATGATATTTTCAAGACACGTGGTAATCAAAAGAAATGGGAAACTGCAGTTAACATTGGCTATCCGATTAATTCAAGTGTAGATGATATGTACTACGTGATGGATGATAATGGATATACAGGCTACCTGGTATCTAACCGTCCTGGAACAATTTCAGTAAAGAGTGAAACCTGCTGCGATGATATCTGGAGGGTTGAATATCCTAAAAAAGTATTCTATGCAGTACGCGGTAATGTATATGATCAGGATACCAGACAAGTGATCCCCGGCGCAAAAATTATTTTTCTTGATAAATCTGACAAGCAGATTGGTCAGAGTATTTCGAAGAAGGACACACTTTACTTCTGGAACACCAAACCACAAAATGTCTATTCATTAAAAGCAACGAAGGAAGGCTATTTTACAGGATCGGCCACTTTTTCTGTAACAACAAAAAACGACAACGATACTGCAAGGGTAGATGTATACATTCGGAAAATCCCCAATGAACCTATTCGTGTAAAAAATATTTTCTACGATTTTGACAAAGCCACATTGCGTCCTGAGTCATTCCCACCGTTGGATACTGTTGCAAATTTGTTGATGCTCAATCCAGCGATCATTGTGGAAATTGGCGCTAACACCGATAGTAAGGGCGATGATAAATACAACATGCGCTTGTCTCAGTCACGTGCCCAATCTGTAGTGGATTATCTTGTGCAGAAAGGAATTCCTGCTGAACGTCTGCAAGCAAAAGGATATGGTGAATCAAATCAGATTGCACCCAATACTTTGCCTGACGGTAAGGATAATCCTGAAGGTCGTCAGCTTAACCGTCGTACAGAATTTAAAATCATTGGTACTATTCCTGGTAAGGAATTGATTTATGAGCAGGGTGATCCGGGATTTGATCCTGACCAGATTAAAGAGGATGAGGACAATCAGCCTGAAGAAAAAGAAGAGGAAAAATAA